In Terriglobia bacterium, the following are encoded in one genomic region:
- a CDS encoding type II CAAX endopeptidase family protein → MRTDAVSELKPAPQPRRGQILAWLIILVMVALLIAANAVRAGTSSNEGAVTDLRMKIMAQEAIASRSLSADQGLRVMKEMESEARSPEDKVRVAILSGYLQGKAAALSKLDISPGAQSAPEVTRDLAALHTIYMDGTRALRPGEAGRLIRRYEYFGRMALASDRRQVDEARKSIDRAARRTFFLLGVLAAGMLGLVGVSLGLSVTAIVCWRKGKIRPGYVSQPDGSAAYLKGFALYLVLFVLLGLAIRWVGLSSPSWNWVAWLIIPAVILIIVRTAGPAEDWRTALGWYSGRGWWWEFASGIAGYLACLPIVGAGILVTVILIRITGTVPRDAITPLLQGNILVLYGIACVWAPVLEETMFRGALFHHLRGRWGWAFSAAVVSCLFAVIHPQGWAAIPALGSIAMSLAALREWRGSIIAPMAAHAFNNFLVITLALALLRGSGS, encoded by the coding sequence ATGCGCACTGATGCCGTTTCGGAATTGAAACCAGCACCACAGCCCCGGCGGGGTCAGATTCTGGCATGGCTGATCATCCTGGTGATGGTTGCTCTTCTGATTGCCGCGAATGCCGTCCGCGCGGGAACCTCCAGCAACGAGGGGGCGGTCACGGACCTGAGGATGAAGATAATGGCGCAGGAGGCGATCGCGTCCAGATCGTTATCCGCGGACCAGGGGCTGCGTGTGATGAAGGAAATGGAAAGCGAGGCGCGGTCGCCGGAAGATAAAGTGCGAGTAGCGATTCTTTCCGGTTACCTGCAAGGTAAGGCTGCCGCGCTGTCGAAACTCGACATATCGCCGGGGGCGCAGAGTGCACCGGAAGTTACGCGGGATCTCGCGGCGCTTCACACGATATATATGGACGGAACGAGGGCGCTGCGTCCGGGAGAAGCCGGCCGTTTGATTCGACGGTACGAATATTTTGGGCGGATGGCGTTGGCGTCGGATAGACGGCAGGTTGACGAAGCGAGGAAATCGATCGATCGAGCGGCCCGGCGTACTTTTTTTCTTCTGGGTGTATTAGCCGCCGGGATGTTGGGGCTGGTTGGCGTGTCGCTCGGCCTGTCGGTTACCGCGATCGTCTGCTGGCGCAAAGGCAAGATCCGGCCCGGTTATGTTTCGCAGCCCGATGGCTCCGCGGCATATCTGAAGGGTTTCGCGCTGTACCTCGTTCTCTTCGTTCTCCTGGGTCTGGCGATTCGTTGGGTGGGCCTTTCGAGTCCGAGTTGGAATTGGGTGGCATGGCTGATCATTCCTGCGGTCATTCTGATAATCGTAAGAACTGCCGGCCCGGCGGAGGATTGGCGAACCGCGCTGGGCTGGTATTCCGGGCGGGGCTGGTGGTGGGAATTTGCATCCGGCATTGCAGGCTATCTGGCGTGTCTCCCGATTGTCGGAGCCGGCATTCTGGTTACTGTGATTCTTATTCGAATTACCGGAACTGTGCCGCGCGATGCGATCACGCCGCTGCTGCAGGGCAACATTCTCGTGCTCTACGGAATCGCATGCGTGTGGGCTCCCGTGCTTGAAGAAACGATGTTTCGCGGTGCGCTCTTTCACCATCTGCGCGGCCGCTGGGGATGGGCGTTCAGCGCGGCCGTGGTGTCCTGCCTTTTTGCCGTCATCCATCCGCAGGGTTGGGCCGCCATTCCCGCGCTCGGTTCCATTGCGATGTCCCTTGCCGCGTTGCGCGAATGGCGCGGATCCATCATCGCGCCGATGGCGGCTCACGCATTCAACAATTTTCTGGTGATCACACTCGCCCTGGCGTTGTTGCGCGGGAGCGGCAGCTAG